In one window of Brenneria goodwinii DNA:
- a CDS encoding ABC transporter ATP-binding protein — MAELKLEQVSKWFGEQAVVRDLSLTIPEGAFTALLGPSGCGKTTTLRMMAGLEQLSQGRLSLGDKILADRQRHLPPEERNMGMVFQSYALWPHMTVAENVGYPLKLKKVNGAARQKRIMEALDAVELAACADRSPQDLSGGQRQRVALARCLVSEPQVMLLDEPLANLDRHLRATMEQTFRDFHRRTGATFVYVTHDQAEAMALASHIAVMHQGELMQWGSPQQLYQYPQNAWVARFIGKGSILTLPVADNAARLDGVQLHHGLEQPAATYPHRPILIRPEHVEIAASGVAALVESCIYQGERYLLQLRLSDGQPLTAYHHSPVNERQSVAVRLHQGWRLEAA; from the coding sequence ATGGCAGAGCTGAAACTGGAACAGGTGAGTAAATGGTTCGGCGAGCAGGCCGTGGTGCGCGATCTGAGCTTAACCATTCCCGAGGGCGCTTTCACCGCGTTGCTGGGGCCCAGCGGCTGCGGTAAAACCACGACCTTGCGCATGATGGCCGGGCTGGAACAACTGAGCCAGGGACGGCTGTCGTTGGGCGATAAGATCCTGGCCGATCGGCAGCGCCATCTTCCCCCCGAAGAGCGCAATATGGGGATGGTGTTCCAATCCTATGCGCTGTGGCCGCATATGACGGTGGCGGAGAATGTGGGTTATCCGCTGAAGCTGAAGAAGGTGAATGGCGCCGCCCGGCAAAAACGCATTATGGAAGCGCTGGACGCGGTTGAACTCGCCGCCTGCGCCGACCGCTCCCCGCAAGATCTCAGCGGCGGGCAGCGTCAGCGCGTCGCGCTGGCCCGCTGTCTGGTGTCTGAACCGCAGGTGATGCTGCTGGATGAACCCTTAGCCAATCTGGACCGGCATCTGCGCGCCACCATGGAACAGACCTTCCGCGATTTTCATCGGCGCACCGGCGCGACCTTTGTCTACGTCACCCACGATCAGGCGGAGGCGATGGCGCTGGCCAGCCATATCGCGGTGATGCATCAGGGGGAACTGATGCAGTGGGGGTCTCCTCAGCAGTTGTATCAATATCCGCAGAATGCCTGGGTCGCGCGCTTTATCGGCAAGGGCAGCATATTAACGCTGCCGGTGGCCGATAATGCGGCTCGATTGGACGGCGTTCAACTGCATCATGGGTTGGAACAGCCGGCGGCGACCTATCCACACCGGCCGATCCTGATTCGTCCCGAACATGTGGAAATTGCCGCCAGCGGCGTCGCCGCATTGGTAGAGAGCTGCATCTATCAGGGGGAACGCTATCTGCTGCAACTGCGGCTGAGCGACGGCCAGCCGCTCACCGCCTATCATCATTCCCCGGTGAATGAGCGGCAATCGGTCGCGGTACGCCTGCATCAAGGCTGGCGGCTGGAGGCGGCATGA